In Janibacter alkaliphilus, the following proteins share a genomic window:
- a CDS encoding mycothiol transferase: MTTLPPALSVLRECFGRVREELPSVLDGLTPDEVLWRADAEANPIGWLVWHLLRVQDDHLAGVAAALGRTVDQAWTEHKRRFGLPYPRDAIGYGHSSADVAAFDVTDPALLLGYAEAVDALTEQVLAGMTEDELQRQVDTYDGEPITAQVRLVSVVGDTTQHLGQASYLRGLVERRR, translated from the coding sequence CCGCCTGCCCTGTCCGTGCTGCGCGAGTGCTTCGGCCGGGTCCGTGAGGAGCTGCCCTCGGTGCTGGACGGCCTCACGCCCGACGAGGTGCTCTGGCGGGCCGACGCAGAGGCCAACCCGATCGGCTGGCTCGTCTGGCACCTGCTGCGGGTGCAGGACGACCACCTCGCCGGGGTGGCGGCGGCGCTGGGGCGCACCGTGGACCAGGCATGGACGGAACACAAAAGGCGCTTCGGCCTCCCCTACCCGAGGGACGCCATCGGCTACGGCCACTCGAGCGCGGACGTGGCCGCCTTCGACGTCACCGACCCGGCGCTGCTCCTGGGGTACGCCGAGGCGGTCGACGCGCTGACCGAGCAGGTGCTGGCGGGGATGACCGAGGACGAGCTGCAGCGCCAGGTGGACACCTACGACGGCGAGCCGATCACCGCTCAGGTGCGGCTGGTCTCGGTGGTCGGCGACACCACCCAGCACCTCGGTCAGGCGAGCTACCTGCGCGGGCTGGTCGAGCGCCGGCGCTAG